CCCTGTCAATGCATTGATTGTATTTAATCAGCACATTATTGCTTGCCTGAGCTTCGCCTCTCGCCTTTTCAATTTTTTCAATCTCTGCCAGCTTATCCTTTGGGTATTGCTCGTCCGGTTTATAGGTGAGCGCCTCGTTGTAAGAAGCTTTTGCATTGGCAAAGGTCTGTTCTTTGAAAGCGAAATCACCGCGCATGACAGCAGACAGATAATTATCATTCAATGTTTTGTCAGCTGCGTTTTTTGATGCAAGGTCTTTCAGAATTTTGTCAATCTCTGCAAGTTTATTTTTAGGGTATTGTTCCAAAGGCTTGATTCCGCTTGCTTCGGTGTATCCCGCTTTTGCAGCCGTATAGTCTTTTGAATTAAATCCGTTGTCTCCAGTAGCAATAGCGGCTTTATATTTATCATCAATTTCTTTTTGCTTTGCCGCATTGGATTTTTGCGCGTCAAGGTCGGCAAGTATTTTATCTATCTCAGCAATTCTTTGTTTCGGGTATTGTTCAGCAGGTTTCACACCCAGCGCTTCATTGTATGCTGATTTAGAATTACTGTAATCCTTCGCATTGAAAAGTTTATCTGCCTTTGCGATAGCATCGCTATACAGTTTGTCTTTTTCTGCGGCAGATTTCTGCGCGGCAAGGTCGGCAAGCAATTTGTCTATCTCCGCAATTTTTGTTTTTGGATATTGTTCAGAAGGTTTTATGGTTGACGCCTGCGTGTAAGAATTTTTTGCGCCAGCATAATTCTTTGTTTCGAAAGCAGCATCCGCCTTAGCGATGGCATCTTTGTACTGCTGTTCTTTTTGTTTTTCTGCTTCTGCCGCTCCAAGTAATTTATCTATTTCGGCAAGTTTGGTTTTCGGGTATTGTTCAGATGGTTTTATTCCGCTTGCCTCTGTGTATCCCGCTCTTGCAGTCGAATAATCTTTTGAAGTGAATGCACCGTCTCCCTTCGCAATGGCGGCTTTATATTTATCATCAATCTCTTTTTGTTTGGCGGCACTTGCGGCATCAGCAATAAGTTTTTCTATTTCGGCAAGTTTTGTTTTGGGATATTGCTCAGATGGTTTTATTCCCGATGCTTCGGTATATCCTGCTTTCGCTGCAGAATAATCTTTTGCGTTGAAAGCATTATCGCCTTTTGTGATTGCTGCCTGATATTTTGATTCAATTTCCTTCTGCTTTGCTGCATCTCCTAATAATTTATCAATCTCCGCAAGTTTTGTTTTCGGATAGGGTTCCGAAGGTTTTATTCCGGTCGCTTCGGTATAACCCGCTCTTGCTGTGGTGTAATCTTTTGAAGTGAATGCCCCATCGCCTTTTGCTATAGCTGCTTTATATTTCTCATCCAGCTCTATTTGTTTCGCGGCATTGGCGGCATCAGCAAGCAGTTTATCAATCTCTCCAAGCATTTGTTTCGGATAGGGTTCATTCGGCTTAACTCCGATTGCTTCATTAAATCCTGCTTTTGATGTAACATAATCTTTCGCTTTGAAAGCATTATCTCCTTTGGTGATGGCTGCCTGATATTTTGTGTCAATCTCTTTCTGTTTGGCTGCGTCTCCTAATAATTTATCGAGCTCTGCAAGTTTTGTTTTCGGATACTGCTCAGCAGGTTTTATTCCGGTCGCTTCGGTGAAAGCGGTTTTTGAAGAAGCATAATCTTTTGTTCCGAAGGCAGCGTCTCCTTTTGCAATTGCCGCTTTATACTTTTCATCAATTTCTTTCTGCTTGCTTGCATCGGCAAGAAGTTTGTCAATCTCTGCAATTTTTGTTTTGGGATATTGCTCAGCGGGTTTAATGTATGACGCTTCAGTGAATCCTGCTTTTGCTGTAGTATAATCTTTCGTTCCGAAGGCATTATCGCCTTTAGCAATGGCGGCTTTATATTTTTCATCAACTTCTTTCTGCTTGTCGGCATCGGCAAGAAGTTTCTCTATTTCGGCAAGTTTTGTTTTAGGATATTGCTCCGAAGGTTTTATTCCCGATGCTTCCGTATAAGAAGTTTTTGCAGAAGCATAATCTTTTGAAGTGAATGCTCCATCGCCTTTCGTGATGGCTGCTTTATACTTTGCATCAATTTCTTTCTGTGCATTTGCATTGGCAAGCAACTTATCTATTTCTGCAAGTTTCTGTTTGGGATAGGCTTCAGCAGGTTTGACTCCAAGCGCTTCGTTGTAACCCATTTTTGCGGTGGAGTAATCTGCGCTTCCGAAAGCTTTGTCCGCTTTGGCAATGGCTGCTTTATATTTATTGTCAAGTTCCAATTGTTTCTGCGCTTCCACAGCGGCATTCTTCGCCTTATCAGCCATTTCTTTTTCTACCTGCTTTTGCAAATCAGCCAGTTCAGAAAGTTTGCTCTGAATTGCCTGCGTGTATTTTTCATCGTAATTAAAATTGTTCTCAGATGGAATATATTGGTAAATGGCAATGGGCTGGCTCAATATCGCTTCCACTCTTTTGGCAATTTCAGGAGCGGTGGGCATTTCAAATAAAGTCACATCGGGTTCAAACGGATTGAAATTGCCACCTTCAGCGCGGTCGGCAGGAACATTAGCGGTGACTATCTTGAATTTTTTTGTAACGTATCCGGGCTTGGTAACTGAAATAAGATATTCAGCATTCGGTGCAAGTTCAAAACTGAATTTTCCGTTAGAGGTGGTAACCACCTGCTGCTGCTGCTTTCCGTTTTTAAAAAGAGTGATAACAGACCCCAGCGCCCTTTGCGAGCCAACCATTACTTTTCCGTCAACAGGCATTACCCAAGTTTGGGAATAAACAGCCGTAGGCAGTAAACAGTAGGCAGTAGGCAATAAAAAAAGAAATGCCAAACGCACGCTAAAAACAGTTAGCAAGTAGAAAAAACTATTCGTAATTCGTCTCATTCGTAATTCGTAAAACTGCAAATGTCGTTATTTTTATTGAATTTGATTGCTTTAATGATTCCCAATTACTATGCCATTCAGAACGGATTTTCATAGAGAATGTTTCATGAATTTTTCAACAAATCGCAGTACCAAAAGCCCTGTGTTTTTGAAGAAGGGTGTTGGTCGTCTCTTTTGATTTCTAATGGCTTGTAGATTTTATCCACCTGTTTTATTGTAATCGGTTTTTTAAAAATTGGTCCGTCAAAACAAAAGGTGTGATACTCGCCATTCTCTCCGCAGGCATCCACATTTAAAGGAAGTTCGGAAAGAAATTTCTCATCGATGGTTCTTCCCGCCCACTCTTCTCCCAAATATGCATCATTCGTGCAGCAGACAGTTGTTTTGAATTTGAGCGCAAGAAATTCTTCCAGCAGTTTTAGGGTATCTTGTTTCCATAAAGGAAAAACGCCTGTCATTCTGACTTTTGCGAGATTATCTTCGCGGTACTTTCTTAAATCTTCAAGAAAAATATCTCCGAAGATGACATGGTTGATTCCTTGCAACCTGAATTTCAAAAGAGTTTCTTCCATCTTTCTTTCGTATTCAGAATTCGTTCCTTCGCTCACATAAATTTTTACAAGAGGAATTCCAATTTGTTTTGCTTGTTCATCCAGCAATTCTTCTCTCACTCCGTGCATGGAAATCCTTTTGAACTGTTCATTCACAGTTGTGAGAAGATATTTCACTTCATATTCTTTTTCCTGAAGAATTCTATACAAACACAGCGCGGAGTCCTTTCCTCCACTCCAGCACATGACAGATTTTTCCATATTTCAAAAATAAAAGAATGTACAATACGTCATATATCTATAGAGATAAGTACAAACTGTCCGTTAAATTATGTTAAAGAAGAACAGGAGTGACTTTTGTTATCTACATTTACAAACAATAAACCTACTTAACTATGATGATGTTCGACCCGATATTAATGGTAATCACGCTGGTGTTCATGGGCATTGGAATGTTTGTGAGCGCGCGTTTGAAATCTAAATTTGCTGAATACTCTAAAACTCCTCTTCAAAATGGAATGAGCGGAAAAGAGGTTGCCGAAAAAATGCTCCGCGATAACGGAATAACAGATGTAAAAATAATTTCGGTGGACGGACAACTTAGCGACCATTACAATCCGCTGACAAAAACCGTGAACCTCAGCCGCGAAGTTTTTGAAGGAAGAAATATTGCTTCTGCCGCAGTTGCTTCTCACGAATGCGGACACGCAGTTCAGCATGCTCATGCCTATTCATGGCTCACGCTTCGCTCTGCCATTGTTCCGGTGGTGAACATCAGTTCAAAAGCAATGAATATAATTATTCTTGCCGGATTTTTCTTAGGATTCATGTATCATTGGTACAACCAAATGCTTTTGGCAATTATTCTTTGTCAGGGAGTGATCACCGTTTTCTCCATGATA
This Bacteroidota bacterium DNA region includes the following protein-coding sequences:
- a CDS encoding diphthine--ammonia ligase codes for the protein MEKSVMCWSGGKDSALCLYRILQEKEYEVKYLLTTVNEQFKRISMHGVREELLDEQAKQIGIPLVKIYVSEGTNSEYERKMEETLLKFRLQGINHVIFGDIFLEDLRKYREDNLAKVRMTGVFPLWKQDTLKLLEEFLALKFKTTVCCTNDAYLGEEWAGRTIDEKFLSELPLNVDACGENGEYHTFCFDGPIFKKPITIKQVDKIYKPLEIKRDDQHPSSKTQGFWYCDLLKNS
- a CDS encoding zinc metallopeptidase; translation: MFDPILMVITLVFMGIGMFVSARLKSKFAEYSKTPLQNGMSGKEVAEKMLRDNGITDVKIISVDGQLSDHYNPLTKTVNLSREVFEGRNIASAAVASHECGHAVQHAHAYSWLTLRSAIVPVVNISSKAMNIIILAGFFLGFMYHWYNQMLLAIILCQGVITVFSMITLPVELDASKRALVWLNSANIARGDEHAKAEDALNWAARTYFVAALASLAQLMYFIMLLLGRRK